A window of the Glaciimonas sp. CA11.2 genome harbors these coding sequences:
- a CDS encoding class 1 fructose-bisphosphatase, which translates to MKRVSLTQHLIEQQRLHNSIPSELRLLIEVVGRACKTISHAVGKGALGEVLGSAESENVQGEVQKKLDIISNEILLEANEWGGHLAAMASEEMETIHPIPNRYPQGEYLLLFDPLDGSSNIDVNVSIGTIFSVLKAPDGMQAPTEQDFLQSGRQQVAAGYAVYGPQTMLVLTTGNGVHCFTLDREMGAWVLTQRDIQIPTETKEFAINASNTRHWFPPVTRYVNEMLEGSAGPLKKDFNMRWVASMVADVHRILSRGGIFMYPADSRDPDMPGKLRLMYEANPMAMLVEQAGGVATDGKQAILDIVPHKLHQRVPVFLGSKTEVERVTRYHNE; encoded by the coding sequence ATGAAACGTGTAAGCCTCACACAACATCTTATCGAACAACAGCGTCTACACAATAGTATTCCTTCCGAATTACGTTTGCTGATCGAGGTCGTCGGGCGCGCCTGTAAAACGATTAGCCATGCCGTCGGTAAGGGTGCGTTGGGCGAAGTACTGGGAAGCGCTGAAAGCGAAAACGTACAGGGCGAAGTGCAAAAGAAACTGGATATCATTTCTAATGAAATTCTGCTTGAGGCGAACGAGTGGGGCGGTCATCTGGCAGCGATGGCATCGGAGGAAATGGAAACTATTCATCCGATTCCCAATCGCTATCCGCAGGGCGAATATCTATTGTTGTTCGATCCACTTGATGGCTCCAGTAATATTGACGTCAATGTCTCGATCGGTACCATCTTTTCAGTCCTCAAAGCGCCGGATGGCATGCAAGCGCCTACCGAGCAAGATTTTTTGCAATCAGGTCGCCAGCAAGTCGCCGCCGGTTATGCGGTCTACGGCCCACAAACGATGCTGGTATTGACTACCGGAAATGGTGTGCATTGCTTTACTCTGGACCGGGAAATGGGCGCATGGGTGCTGACGCAACGTGATATTCAGATACCAACTGAAACCAAGGAATTCGCCATCAATGCATCGAACACCCGGCATTGGTTTCCACCGGTCACGCGTTACGTCAATGAGATGCTGGAAGGCAGCGCCGGACCGTTGAAGAAAGATTTCAACATGCGCTGGGTTGCCTCTATGGTGGCAGACGTACACCGTATTCTTAGCCGTGGTGGCATCTTTATGTATCCAGCCGATTCACGCGATCCTGATATGCCAGGAAAATTGCGCTTGATGTATGAAGCCAATCCAATGGCAATGCTGGTAGAGCAGGCGGGCGGTGTGGCGACGGATGGAAAACAGGCAATCCTGGATATCGTCCCGCACAAACTACATCAACGTGTGCCGGTGTTTTTGGGATCTAAAACGGAAGTAGAGCGCGTTACCCGCTATCACAACGAATAA
- the pepN gene encoding aminopeptidase N, protein MRNDTAATPSTIYRKDYTAPSYWVDTVDMGFDLDPASTRVATRIVMRRNPASLDKGIVLVGEELELISLRLNGKQLKSGQYQLQGGTLRIPLAPAKVTLEIETLTQPEKNTSLMGLYVSNGNFFTQCEAEGFRKITYFPDRPDVMAKYTVMLRANKKKYPVLLSNGNLIEKGDLGDGRHYAKWEDPFKKPSYLFALVAGKLVCQQEKYTLKSGRKVLLQVWVEKGNLDKTQHAMDSLKNSIRWDEERFGLELDLDRFMIVAVGDFNMGAMENKGLNIFNTKFVLANPHLATDVDYANIEAVVGHEYFHNWTGNRVTCRDWFQLSLKEGLTVFRDQEFSADMVGTDSGRAVKRIDDVRVLRQAQFPEDAGPMAHSVRPDAYVEINNFYTVTIYEKGAEVVRMYQTLLGRDGFRKGMDLYFKRHDGQAVACDDFRAAMVDANGRDLTQFERWYSQAGTPRVHAKTHYDPIKKTFDVTLTQTCLPTPGQKKKLPFHIPVAIGLVGKNGSDLPLRLKGESAVDHKDLPTEITRVLELTKAQQTFRFIDVAEQPVPSILRNFSAPVVLDVTYTDAELAFLLAHDSDPFNRWEAGQRLATRSLLTLTMTAAAAAMSATPNEASLEAMLSAAGANSDALGEAMRIILNDATLDEAFRELAITLPSESVLAEQTEVIDPQAIHAARQFLRSSLAQTLRTDLLAAYHANQTPGAYSADALSAGKRALKNVALSYLMEGDDDEIHALAQQQYNDATNMTDRFAALLALTNSSAPGKIAALSQFYTDFAQEALVIDKWFALQAMARTSDVNAVRDLLKHPAFTFSNPNRARSLIFSFCNSNPANFHAVDGSGYAFWADQVIALNSVNPQVAARLARTLDRWRKYAPTVQEKMRGALERIAATPDLSKDVLEVISKALAH, encoded by the coding sequence ATGCGTAACGATACGGCAGCAACACCATCTACGATTTATCGTAAAGATTACACCGCTCCTTCTTACTGGGTTGATACGGTAGATATGGGTTTCGATCTTGATCCCGCTTCGACTCGGGTTGCTACCCGCATTGTGATGCGCCGTAATCCGGCAAGCCTTGACAAAGGAATCGTACTGGTGGGTGAGGAGCTGGAACTGATCAGCTTGCGTCTGAACGGCAAGCAGTTAAAGTCAGGCCAGTATCAGTTGCAGGGCGGCACGTTGCGAATCCCGCTTGCGCCAGCCAAAGTTACTCTTGAAATTGAAACGCTGACCCAACCAGAAAAAAATACGTCGTTAATGGGTTTGTATGTGTCGAATGGTAATTTTTTCACACAGTGTGAAGCGGAAGGTTTCCGCAAGATTACGTATTTCCCGGATCGCCCGGACGTGATGGCGAAGTACACCGTCATGCTGCGCGCTAATAAGAAAAAATATCCAGTGCTGTTATCAAATGGCAATCTGATCGAAAAGGGTGATTTGGGTGATGGTCGCCATTATGCAAAATGGGAAGACCCGTTCAAAAAGCCTTCGTATTTATTCGCGCTGGTTGCGGGCAAGCTGGTTTGCCAGCAAGAAAAATATACGCTGAAATCAGGTCGTAAAGTATTGCTGCAAGTATGGGTCGAAAAAGGAAATCTCGACAAAACGCAACATGCGATGGATTCGCTCAAAAATAGTATTCGTTGGGACGAAGAGCGCTTTGGATTGGAGTTGGATCTGGATCGCTTCATGATCGTGGCGGTCGGTGATTTCAATATGGGCGCGATGGAAAATAAGGGTTTGAATATATTCAATACCAAATTTGTCCTCGCCAATCCGCATCTGGCAACCGATGTCGATTACGCCAATATCGAAGCGGTAGTCGGTCATGAATATTTTCATAACTGGACCGGAAACCGTGTCACCTGCCGTGACTGGTTTCAATTGTCGCTTAAAGAAGGATTGACTGTTTTCCGTGATCAGGAATTTTCTGCTGACATGGTCGGTACCGATAGTGGTCGTGCGGTGAAGCGTATCGATGATGTGCGCGTATTACGCCAGGCGCAGTTTCCAGAAGACGCGGGCCCGATGGCGCATTCAGTGCGTCCGGACGCGTATGTTGAAATCAACAATTTCTACACCGTTACCATTTACGAAAAAGGTGCCGAAGTTGTCCGTATGTATCAAACTTTGCTTGGGCGCGACGGATTCAGAAAGGGCATGGATCTGTACTTCAAGCGTCATGATGGTCAAGCCGTAGCCTGCGATGATTTTCGCGCTGCCATGGTGGATGCCAACGGTCGCGACTTGACGCAGTTTGAACGCTGGTACAGCCAGGCGGGAACCCCGCGTGTGCATGCTAAAACACATTACGATCCGATTAAAAAAACCTTCGACGTGACGCTGACGCAAACGTGTCTGCCTACACCGGGTCAAAAGAAGAAATTACCGTTCCATATTCCTGTGGCGATTGGTTTGGTTGGCAAAAATGGTAGCGATTTGCCGTTGCGCCTGAAAGGAGAAAGCGCAGTTGATCACAAAGACTTACCGACTGAAATTACCCGCGTTCTTGAGCTGACTAAAGCACAGCAAACCTTCCGTTTCATTGACGTGGCGGAACAGCCTGTGCCATCCATCCTGCGCAATTTTTCAGCGCCGGTTGTACTGGATGTTACGTATACAGATGCTGAACTGGCCTTCTTGCTGGCACATGACAGCGATCCATTCAATCGTTGGGAAGCGGGTCAACGGTTGGCCACCCGCAGCTTGCTTACGTTGACAATGACGGCTGCCGCAGCCGCAATGTCCGCCACCCCGAACGAAGCGTCATTGGAGGCTATGCTGAGCGCTGCGGGAGCGAATAGCGATGCGCTTGGCGAGGCTATGCGCATTATTTTGAACGATGCAACGCTGGATGAGGCTTTCCGGGAGTTGGCGATTACCTTGCCGTCTGAATCAGTACTGGCTGAGCAAACCGAGGTGATCGATCCGCAGGCAATTCATGCAGCGCGCCAATTTTTGCGCTCCAGCCTTGCGCAGACATTGCGTACTGACTTGTTGGCCGCATACCACGCCAATCAAACTCCCGGCGCTTATAGCGCAGATGCACTTTCTGCTGGTAAACGAGCGCTGAAAAATGTAGCGCTGTCGTATTTGATGGAAGGCGACGACGATGAGATACATGCACTGGCACAGCAACAGTACAACGATGCCACTAACATGACTGATCGCTTTGCTGCTTTGCTGGCTCTGACGAATAGCAGTGCGCCAGGAAAAATTGCTGCGTTATCGCAGTTTTATACCGATTTCGCGCAGGAGGCATTGGTGATCGATAAGTGGTTCGCGTTGCAAGCCATGGCACGCACCAGCGACGTAAATGCGGTCAGGGATTTGCTTAAGCATCCGGCCTTTACTTTCAGCAATCCAAATCGCGCGCGGAGTTTGATTTTCAGTTTCTGTAATAGCAATCCAGCCAATTTTCACGCTGTTGATGGCAGCGGTTATGCATTCTGGGCAGACCAGGTGATTGCTCTCAATAGCGTAAATCCGCAAGTTGCCGCTCGGCTGGCCCGTACGCTGGATCGCTGGAGAAAATATGCGCCGACGGTGCAAGAAAAAATGCGCGGCGCTTTAGAGCGCATCGCCGCAACACCGGATTTGTCCAAAGACGTGCTGGAAGTTATTTCCAAAGCACTTGCTCATTAA
- a CDS encoding DUF4136 domain-containing protein, with product MKRFLVLCMAAMCLLLAGCASFIRSDVTAFNEWPADLTNKSFTFTHSTEQDNDLEYRNYENLVRQQLQRLGFTEPANRAQAALTVALTYGVTARDVHVVEPVVIDPGFYGSPFYGPGWGYRGFYGPFNDPFWYGTPVVTQRELNFQVFTRRANVGISRISDAKKLYDVTVVSEGRVSALPKVMPYLIRSAFSDFPGQSGVPRQVKLKVEDSK from the coding sequence ATGAAACGGTTTTTAGTTCTTTGTATGGCTGCGATGTGTTTGCTACTGGCTGGTTGCGCCTCTTTCATCCGTAGTGACGTCACGGCGTTCAACGAGTGGCCCGCTGATCTGACCAACAAGTCATTCACCTTTACCCACTCAACCGAGCAAGATAATGATCTTGAATACCGCAACTACGAGAACCTGGTGCGCCAGCAGCTTCAACGGCTTGGCTTTACCGAACCGGCAAACCGCGCGCAAGCCGCGCTAACTGTAGCGTTAACATACGGTGTCACCGCGCGCGACGTGCACGTTGTGGAACCAGTGGTGATTGATCCTGGTTTTTATGGGTCTCCGTTCTATGGTCCAGGATGGGGATACCGCGGATTCTACGGCCCATTCAATGATCCATTTTGGTACGGCACACCGGTAGTGACCCAGCGCGAGCTGAATTTTCAGGTATTCACACGCCGTGCAAATGTTGGCATTTCCCGCATCAGCGACGCCAAAAAATTGTATGACGTGACCGTTGTCAGCGAGGGACGAGTCAGCGCATTGCCAAAGGTAATGCCTTATTTAATCCGTAGCGCATTTAGCGACTTCCCTGGGCAAAGCGGTGTTCCACGGCAGGTAAAGCTAAAAGTTGAAGACAGCAAATAG
- a CDS encoding GlxA family transcriptional regulator: MNIGGLNTVGATDDISAVKHIGIMVFDGVILADVVGAADVFGIGDKLISTAFPGTTRYQVSIMSISGGMVTSSAAVQILTAPITQFDNQDFDTLLIASGTGNFDAYRDPVLITWLQKKRSQVRRLAAICTGVFVIGAAGFLNNRRATTHWALADKLAREFPKINIDREAQIVDDNNIFTSCDVGMATDLALRLLENDLGPAVAQRVAQNLVVCQRRRDTSPINNPARPVESMINSKIHKASLWFVEHLSDPVSVIDAANYVYMSERNFVRQFKRETGQTPHDFLTNLRLEAVRQQLTETDLPVDKIARRCGLFSGANVAKLFRKQMWPSPTEYRRGIRPSESKAPQLRIAGLPDC; encoded by the coding sequence ATGAATATTGGGGGCTTAAACACAGTCGGGGCGACGGACGATATTTCCGCCGTCAAGCATATTGGCATTATGGTTTTCGATGGCGTAATACTGGCCGATGTAGTGGGTGCGGCGGATGTATTCGGAATCGGAGACAAACTCATTTCAACCGCATTTCCCGGCACTACGCGCTATCAGGTATCGATTATGTCGATTTCTGGCGGCATGGTAACGTCCTCTGCCGCAGTGCAAATTCTGACAGCACCGATTACACAATTCGATAATCAGGATTTTGATACCCTTCTCATTGCCAGCGGCACGGGTAACTTTGACGCGTATCGCGATCCAGTGCTCATTACATGGCTACAAAAAAAGCGCAGCCAGGTTCGCCGCCTTGCCGCAATCTGCACCGGCGTATTTGTCATTGGGGCAGCAGGTTTTCTGAACAATCGCCGCGCCACCACACATTGGGCACTGGCAGACAAACTCGCGCGTGAATTTCCTAAAATCAACATTGATAGGGAAGCCCAGATCGTGGACGACAATAATATTTTCACATCATGCGATGTTGGCATGGCTACCGATCTCGCTTTACGTCTATTGGAAAACGATTTGGGACCCGCCGTTGCGCAACGTGTAGCGCAAAACCTTGTAGTGTGCCAACGACGCCGAGACACCTCACCTATCAATAACCCAGCGCGTCCCGTCGAATCGATGATTAATAGCAAAATCCACAAGGCTTCTCTCTGGTTCGTTGAACACCTTAGCGATCCTGTTTCAGTGATTGATGCCGCCAACTATGTCTACATGAGTGAGCGTAACTTCGTTCGCCAGTTCAAACGAGAAACTGGTCAAACGCCACACGACTTTCTCACAAACTTGCGACTGGAAGCGGTACGTCAGCAATTAACCGAGACCGATTTACCAGTCGATAAGATTGCCCGTCGTTGTGGACTGTTCAGTGGCGCGAATGTCGCAAAACTTTTCCGCAAGCAGATGTGGCCATCACCAACAGAATATCGTCGTGGCATTCGCCCGTCGGAAAGCAAGGCGCCGCAACTTCGGATTGCCGGACTACCGGATTGTTAA
- a CDS encoding transporter — protein sequence MMLFKKMHALSAPALLMFLQSAFAAHPLVTDDTSTQDVGNRQLEVNTDWYKKQGDFSHVADVTFTYGVLSNVDLISDVPSTLSSPRGVNDGSLGIKWRFYEQGPISLAIKPILVLPTGNQNRSLGTGRSSGALTLIGTVDMSPWMFHGNIGVNVNRYALASDRQSNRDALWRASAAVSYSLTPKCSVVGDIGITRNSDVMSTINPAFMLTGLIYSPNKDVDLDAGIKFGLNSAEVSHQLGVGLTWRF from the coding sequence ATGATGTTATTTAAAAAAATGCACGCATTAAGTGCACCTGCGCTATTGATGTTTTTGCAATCAGCGTTTGCGGCCCATCCGCTCGTCACTGACGACACCAGCACGCAGGATGTCGGAAACCGACAACTGGAAGTGAATACCGACTGGTACAAAAAACAAGGTGATTTCAGCCATGTTGCTGACGTTACTTTTACCTATGGCGTGCTATCAAATGTTGATCTTATTAGCGATGTTCCCTCGACATTATCGTCACCGCGCGGAGTGAATGATGGCTCGCTTGGGATTAAATGGCGGTTTTATGAGCAAGGTCCGATCAGTTTGGCTATCAAACCCATTTTGGTTCTGCCGACCGGTAATCAAAACAGGAGTTTGGGGACCGGTCGCAGCAGCGGAGCGCTGACCTTGATTGGGACCGTCGATATGTCTCCATGGATGTTTCACGGAAATATCGGGGTTAATGTTAATCGCTATGCGTTAGCATCAGATCGACAAAGCAATCGCGACGCTCTTTGGCGCGCATCTGCTGCGGTGTCTTACAGCCTTACCCCAAAATGCAGTGTAGTTGGAGATATCGGAATTACCCGTAACTCCGATGTCATGAGCACGATCAATCCTGCCTTTATGCTCACGGGGCTGATTTACTCTCCTAATAAAGATGTTGATCTTGATGCTGGTATAAAATTTGGTCTGAATAGCGCGGAAGTCAGCCATCAGCTTGGTGTCGGCTTGACCTGGCGCTTTTGA
- a CDS encoding GlsB/YeaQ/YmgE family stress response membrane protein, whose protein sequence is MEHGILAWLIIGAIAGWLAGVLVKGGGFGILVDILVGIVGAFIGGWLAGLIGIGVSGGMIASIVTATIGAIVLLVIVRLVKRA, encoded by the coding sequence ATGGAACATGGAATTCTCGCTTGGCTCATCATCGGTGCTATCGCCGGTTGGCTCGCTGGTGTCTTGGTTAAGGGCGGCGGCTTTGGTATTTTGGTCGACATTCTTGTTGGTATTGTGGGGGCATTCATCGGCGGCTGGCTGGCCGGTCTGATCGGCATCGGCGTCAGTGGTGGCATGATCGCTTCGATAGTCACAGCAACGATTGGTGCGATTGTACTGCTCGTCATCGTACGACTGGTGAAACGCGCATAG
- a CDS encoding quinone oxidoreductase translates to MVKAIVIRKTGGPEVMEYVDVEVGEPGPGEVRIRNVACGVNFIDVYFRIGLYPQPLPGGVGQEGAGVIEAVGLGVLGFKRGDRVAYAGRPNGSYSEVRLMPVAMLVKLPDEISFDVAAASLLQGLTVQYLFRRTFPVKEGDTILFHAAAGGVGLIAAQWARSLGVKMIGTVSSDEKKALALAAGCTHVINSKTENIVERMKEFTNGKGVPVVFDSIGKDTFIDSLDCLSPLGTMVSFGSSSGPVPPFSLNELVSRGSLSITRPSLSHYISTRAELDAAAADLFQMIGSKKIVIDINQRYALKDAAQAHIDLEGRKTTGSTILIP, encoded by the coding sequence ATGGTTAAAGCAATCGTAATTCGCAAGACAGGTGGTCCTGAGGTGATGGAGTACGTCGATGTTGAAGTTGGCGAGCCTGGGCCGGGCGAAGTCAGAATTCGGAATGTTGCATGCGGGGTAAATTTTATCGATGTCTATTTCCGAATCGGCTTGTATCCGCAACCGCTGCCCGGTGGTGTGGGGCAAGAGGGCGCTGGCGTAATCGAGGCTGTCGGGTTGGGTGTTCTTGGTTTTAAACGGGGTGATCGCGTCGCCTATGCAGGGCGGCCAAATGGCTCCTATTCCGAAGTCCGCCTGATGCCTGTGGCGATGCTGGTTAAATTACCAGACGAGATTTCGTTTGATGTCGCAGCCGCTTCCCTGTTACAAGGGCTGACGGTTCAATATTTGTTCAGACGGACCTTTCCCGTAAAAGAGGGCGACACCATACTATTTCACGCGGCCGCTGGCGGGGTAGGGCTGATTGCCGCGCAGTGGGCGCGTTCGCTCGGTGTGAAGATGATCGGCACGGTCAGCTCAGACGAGAAAAAAGCGTTGGCGCTGGCCGCAGGTTGCACCCATGTGATCAATTCGAAGACCGAAAATATCGTTGAGCGGATGAAGGAGTTCACCAATGGCAAAGGCGTGCCCGTGGTGTTCGATTCGATTGGCAAGGATACCTTCATCGACTCATTGGATTGTCTCTCGCCGCTCGGAACGATGGTCAGCTTTGGTAGTTCTTCCGGACCGGTGCCACCGTTTAGCTTGAATGAACTGGTTTCGCGCGGTTCGTTATCCATTACACGACCATCGCTGTCACACTACATCTCGACGCGTGCCGAGCTTGATGCGGCCGCTGCTGATTTGTTTCAAATGATCGGTAGTAAAAAAATCGTGATCGATATCAATCAACGTTATGCTCTAAAAGATGCTGCGCAGGCGCACATCGATCTGGAAGGGCGTAAAACAACTGGCTCGACGATTCTGATTCCTTAA
- a CDS encoding transposase — translation MSESIEGEGHAMKRTPLSRDRIAEALKQEELGMPVADVIRQAGITERTFQSWKKQYGGLQDYPQRLKCLEEENVKLKQIVAELTLENSRLEDALENKHLSH, via the coding sequence ATGAGTGAATCAATAGAAGGCGAAGGACATGCAATGAAGCGCACGCCACTTTCCCGCGATCGGATTGCTGAGGCTCTTAAGCAGGAGGAGCTCGGTATGCCGGTAGCTGACGTAATTCGACAAGCCGGGATAACCGAGCGTACTTTTCAGAGCTGGAAAAAGCAATACGGTGGCTTACAGGATTACCCCCAGCGATTGAAATGCCTGGAGGAGGAGAACGTTAAGCTGAAACAAATTGTAGCTGAGCTAACCCTTGAAAACTCGCGCCTTGAGGATGCATTGGAAAACAAGCATCTCAGTCATTGA